The following proteins come from a genomic window of Pyxidicoccus sp. MSG2:
- a CDS encoding chemotaxis protein CheA gives MTMDMSRYLGLFISEATDHLEALGRDLVQLERESSAGVVDSMFRHAHSVKGMASSMGFESIAILAHRVEDLVDAVRQDRGRLDRDVVDLLLTAADTMLAQVRAVAENTPPEDASALLTQLGNRVTAMTGQALAATRVARVTALKPAGGASEEGDGSVVSVPARTGGAASPAPPAGTDSSGGAGAATTQVGGAKTPGETPPEASGASSAPRPQSVVGMAGASVAVAGLDLPPDLLAPVVPSPDAAGSPVGELSVGAAPGAVAVVAAAMGLVAPAATDLGDGLKASASALTVATAPAPQAPAVPDARVASQRWAVRLRIAPTCQVPGVRAFLVHKRLTNLGTLVELRPALEELKAGRIPDGYIQLELETAAGDSGIHASLKNVAEVEVISVKPAVAAPAPVVAPLPMAEGNRPANDSSSRTVRVRTELLDYFLDTVGELMLATARLREVGKVLPENTRPALEEGVYRLHTLVKDLHDKVMTARMTPLSLITDRLPRAARDIARRKEREVDLVITGAEIELDRAILDELADPLMHLLRNCIDHGLESPEERAAAKKGPRGRVLVAVKRARDRVIVEIEDDGRGMDPAKLKTSAVAKGLLSVENASRLTDREAFLLSCLPGVSTAKDITDISGRGVGMDAVKRVVENVGGTLEIDSEKGRGTRFTLRLPLTVAVVHLLLVEVGEEVFGLPIAKVVGATEADGDTLSRSRETALLPHGNSLLPVHSLDSLLGVPAPARQGARPFVVMDADSGRVALAVDRLLGQEEVVLKPLSRPLDLLPGLSGITILGSGRPVFILDVPRLLSA, from the coding sequence ATGACCATGGACATGTCCCGCTACCTCGGCCTCTTCATCTCGGAGGCCACCGACCACCTGGAAGCGCTGGGACGCGACCTCGTGCAGTTGGAGCGCGAGAGCAGTGCCGGCGTGGTGGACTCCATGTTCCGCCATGCGCACTCGGTGAAGGGCATGGCGTCGTCCATGGGCTTCGAGTCCATCGCCATCCTCGCGCACCGCGTGGAGGACCTGGTGGACGCCGTCCGGCAGGACCGCGGCCGCCTGGACCGGGACGTCGTGGACCTGCTGCTCACCGCCGCGGACACCATGCTGGCGCAGGTGCGGGCCGTGGCGGAGAACACGCCGCCGGAGGATGCCTCGGCGCTGTTGACGCAGCTCGGCAACCGCGTCACCGCGATGACGGGCCAGGCCCTGGCCGCCACCCGCGTCGCCAGGGTCACCGCGCTGAAGCCGGCCGGTGGGGCCTCCGAGGAAGGGGACGGCAGCGTCGTCTCGGTTCCGGCGCGGACCGGTGGCGCGGCATCTCCGGCTCCCCCGGCGGGCACGGACTCCTCCGGCGGTGCCGGAGCCGCGACGACCCAGGTCGGTGGTGCGAAGACTCCCGGGGAGACGCCCCCGGAGGCTTCCGGCGCTTCGTCCGCCCCCCGTCCGCAGAGCGTGGTGGGGATGGCGGGAGCCTCCGTGGCGGTGGCGGGCCTGGACCTGCCGCCGGACCTGCTCGCGCCGGTGGTTCCCTCCCCGGACGCGGCCGGTTCCCCGGTGGGCGAGCTCTCGGTGGGGGCCGCCCCGGGCGCGGTGGCCGTCGTCGCCGCGGCGATGGGGCTGGTGGCTCCGGCCGCGACGGACCTCGGTGACGGGCTGAAGGCGTCCGCGAGCGCGCTGACGGTGGCGACTGCGCCGGCCCCCCAGGCGCCGGCCGTGCCGGACGCGCGCGTCGCGTCGCAGCGCTGGGCGGTGCGGCTGCGAATCGCCCCCACCTGCCAGGTGCCTGGCGTGCGCGCGTTCCTGGTGCACAAGCGGCTCACCAACCTGGGCACGCTGGTGGAGCTGCGGCCCGCGCTGGAGGAGCTGAAGGCCGGCCGCATTCCCGACGGCTACATCCAGCTCGAGCTGGAGACGGCGGCGGGCGACTCCGGCATCCACGCGTCGCTGAAGAACGTGGCCGAGGTGGAGGTCATCTCGGTGAAGCCGGCGGTGGCCGCGCCCGCCCCGGTGGTCGCCCCGCTACCGATGGCCGAGGGCAACCGCCCCGCCAATGACTCCTCGTCGCGCACGGTGCGCGTGCGCACGGAGCTGCTCGACTACTTCCTCGACACGGTGGGCGAGCTGATGCTCGCCACGGCCCGCCTGCGCGAGGTGGGCAAGGTGCTGCCGGAGAACACCCGCCCCGCGCTGGAGGAGGGTGTCTACCGGCTGCACACGCTGGTGAAGGACCTGCACGACAAGGTGATGACGGCGCGCATGACGCCGCTGTCGCTCATCACCGACCGGCTGCCCCGCGCCGCGCGCGACATCGCCCGCCGCAAGGAGCGCGAGGTCGACCTGGTCATCACCGGCGCGGAAATCGAGCTGGACCGGGCCATCCTCGACGAGCTCGCCGACCCGCTGATGCACCTGCTGCGCAACTGCATCGACCACGGGTTGGAGTCCCCCGAGGAGCGCGCCGCCGCGAAGAAGGGCCCGCGCGGGCGCGTGCTGGTGGCGGTGAAGCGCGCCAGAGACCGGGTCATCGTCGAAATCGAGGACGACGGCCGCGGGATGGACCCGGCGAAGCTGAAGACCTCGGCGGTGGCCAAGGGGCTGCTCTCCGTGGAGAACGCGTCGCGCCTGACGGACCGCGAGGCCTTCCTGCTGTCGTGCCTGCCGGGCGTCTCCACCGCCAAGGACATCACCGACATCTCCGGCCGTGGCGTGGGCATGGACGCGGTGAAGCGTGTGGTGGAGAACGTCGGCGGCACGCTGGAAATCGACAGCGAGAAGGGCCGGGGCACCCGCTTCACGCTGCGCCTGCCGCTGACGGTGGCGGTGGTGCACCTGCTGCTGGTGGAGGTGGGCGAGGAAGTGTTCGGCCTGCCCATCGCCAAGGTGGTGGGGGCGACGGAGGCGGACGGCGACACGCTCAGCCGCAGCCGGGAGACGGCGCTGCTGCCCCATGGCAACTCGCTGTTGCCCGTGCACTCGCTGGACTCGCTGCTGGGCGTCCCCGCCCCGGCGCGGCAGGGGGCCAGGCCCTTCGTGGTGATGGACGCGGACTCCGGGCGCGTGGCGCTGGCGGTGGACCGGCTGCTGGGCCAGGAAGAGGTGGTGCTCAAGCCGCTGTCCCGGCCGCTCGACTTGCTGCCCGGGCTGTCCGGCATCACCATCCTCGGAAGTGGCCGGCCGGTGTTCATCCTGGACGTGCCGAGGTTACTGTCCGCGTGA
- a CDS encoding chemotaxis protein CheC, with amino-acid sequence MSLPLPNDPRVDTLREVANIGCGHAANALSRLLGGRQVDLSIPRVLMTGAMAAAGLLDANAPVVSASLGIQGDALNGELLLVLPRADGGSLESLLLGSQPVEQAERDSVMAEVANIAASACLSAMGRLTGWKLMPTVPSLHRGGAREALEAAVRGRPGASGMVVLEARFQAASVPPVGGQLLLLLERESAEALLARLGV; translated from the coding sequence GTGAGCCTGCCCCTTCCCAACGACCCGCGGGTGGACACCCTGCGCGAGGTGGCCAACATCGGCTGCGGCCACGCGGCCAATGCGCTCTCCCGGCTGTTGGGCGGGCGGCAGGTGGACCTCTCCATCCCCCGCGTGCTGATGACGGGGGCGATGGCCGCCGCGGGGCTGTTGGACGCCAACGCCCCGGTGGTGTCGGCGTCGCTCGGCATCCAGGGCGATGCACTGAATGGCGAGCTGCTGCTGGTGTTGCCCCGCGCGGACGGGGGCTCGCTGGAGTCACTGCTGCTGGGCAGTCAGCCCGTGGAGCAGGCCGAGCGCGACAGCGTGATGGCCGAGGTCGCCAACATCGCGGCGAGCGCCTGCCTGTCCGCCATGGGGCGGCTGACGGGGTGGAAGCTGATGCCCACGGTGCCGTCCCTGCACCGCGGCGGCGCGCGCGAGGCGCTGGAGGCGGCCGTGCGTGGCAGGCCCGGCGCCAGCGGCATGGTGGTGCTGGAGGCCCGCTTCCAGGCGGCCTCGGTGCCGCCGGTGGGTGGACAGTTGCTGCTGCTGCTGGAGCGCGAGAGCGCCGAAGCCCTGCTGGCGCGACTGGGCGTGTAG
- the larB gene encoding nickel pincer cofactor biosynthesis protein LarB, with protein sequence MDEKALKQLLGSVKSGRVSVDDAVGKLKDLPFAELGYATLDTHRNLRFGFPEVVLGEPKTVEQLLGIVGALVERKQTVLVTRLQPDKAEALVARFPKGTYHSVARIFHLKQGKVRAGKVAVVTAGTSDIPVAEEAAITAEAMGAEVRRVYDVGVAGIHRLLRRREEIQECHAAVVVAGMEGALGSALGGLVGIPVVAVPTSVGYGANFGGVSALLAMVNSCASNVATVNIDNGFGGGFYAALISRTKGRR encoded by the coding sequence ATGGACGAGAAGGCGCTGAAGCAGCTCCTCGGGAGCGTCAAGTCGGGCCGCGTGTCGGTGGATGACGCCGTCGGCAAGCTGAAGGACCTCCCCTTCGCCGAGCTGGGTTACGCGACGCTCGACACGCACCGCAACCTGCGCTTCGGCTTCCCGGAGGTGGTGCTGGGCGAGCCGAAGACGGTGGAGCAGTTGCTGGGCATCGTCGGTGCGCTGGTGGAGCGCAAGCAGACGGTGCTGGTGACGCGGCTGCAGCCGGACAAGGCGGAGGCGCTGGTGGCCCGCTTCCCCAAGGGCACGTACCACTCCGTGGCGCGCATCTTCCACCTCAAGCAGGGCAAGGTGCGCGCGGGGAAGGTGGCGGTGGTGACGGCCGGCACCAGCGACATCCCCGTGGCGGAGGAGGCGGCCATCACCGCCGAGGCCATGGGCGCGGAGGTGCGGCGCGTCTACGACGTGGGCGTGGCGGGCATCCACCGGCTGCTGCGGCGGCGGGAGGAAATCCAGGAGTGCCACGCCGCCGTCGTCGTGGCGGGCATGGAGGGCGCGCTGGGGAGCGCGCTGGGCGGGCTGGTGGGCATTCCCGTGGTGGCGGTGCCCACGTCCGTGGGCTACGGCGCCAACTTCGGGGGCGTGTCCGCGCTGCTGGCCATGGTGAACTCGTGCGCCTCCAACGTGGCCACCGTGAATATCGACAACGGCTTCGGCGGCGGCTTCTACGCGGCGCTGATTTCCCGCACGAAGGGACGGCGGTGA
- the larC gene encoding nickel pincer cofactor biosynthesis protein LarC: protein MRRILYLEPVGGIAGDMFLAAGVDLGLSPSELEHALSGLSVPGWKLAVQRAVRHAISGTHLDVVLDAREAHPHRAYSDIRKLIEAAPTLPARAKERALAVFRAIGEAEAKVHGVSIDDIHFHEVGAVDSIVDICGAAVVLELLGNPEVYAAPPPLGSGTIRVAHGNMPIPVPATLELLRDVPVRFEGVGELTTPTGAALLKVLAHIGHPPDFIVEKVGYGVGTKDFKDRPNVLRASLGRMEEERTEGLWVVEANLDDSTPQLLGYLVEKLLAVGALDAWVAPVVMKKSRPGHLLSAVVEGGKREVVMGTVLRESTTLGVRYHRVERQALERDWVEVETPWGKVRVKRGLRGGAVLNAHPEFEDCRKVAEAAGVPVKQVMAAAVAALGRAG from the coding sequence ATGCGGCGCATCCTCTACCTGGAGCCGGTGGGTGGCATCGCCGGGGACATGTTCCTGGCGGCCGGCGTGGACCTGGGGCTCTCGCCCTCGGAGCTCGAGCACGCGCTGAGCGGGCTGAGCGTGCCGGGGTGGAAGCTGGCGGTGCAGCGCGCGGTGCGCCACGCCATCAGCGGCACGCACCTGGACGTGGTGCTGGACGCGCGCGAGGCGCACCCGCACCGGGCCTACTCGGACATCCGCAAGCTGATTGAGGCCGCGCCCACGCTGCCGGCCCGCGCGAAGGAGCGGGCGCTGGCGGTGTTCCGCGCCATCGGCGAGGCCGAGGCGAAGGTGCACGGCGTGTCCATCGACGACATCCACTTCCACGAGGTGGGGGCGGTGGACTCCATCGTCGACATCTGCGGCGCGGCGGTGGTGCTGGAGCTGCTGGGCAACCCGGAGGTGTACGCGGCGCCGCCGCCGCTGGGCAGCGGAACCATCCGCGTGGCCCACGGCAACATGCCCATTCCCGTGCCCGCCACGCTGGAGCTGCTGCGCGACGTGCCCGTGCGCTTCGAGGGCGTGGGTGAATTGACGACGCCCACCGGCGCGGCGCTGCTCAAGGTGCTCGCGCACATCGGCCACCCTCCGGACTTCATCGTGGAGAAGGTGGGCTACGGCGTGGGGACGAAGGACTTCAAGGACCGGCCCAACGTGCTGCGCGCCTCGCTGGGGCGCATGGAGGAGGAGCGCACGGAAGGGCTGTGGGTGGTGGAGGCCAACCTGGACGACTCCACGCCGCAGCTCCTGGGGTACCTGGTGGAGAAGCTGCTCGCGGTGGGCGCGCTGGACGCGTGGGTGGCGCCGGTGGTGATGAAGAAGAGCCGGCCCGGGCACCTGCTGAGCGCGGTGGTGGAGGGCGGCAAGCGCGAAGTGGTGATGGGCACGGTGCTGCGCGAGTCCACCACGCTGGGCGTGCGCTACCACCGCGTGGAGCGGCAGGCGCTGGAGCGCGACTGGGTGGAGGTGGAGACGCCGTGGGGGAAGGTCCGCGTGAAGCGCGGGCTGCGCGGCGGCGCCGTGCTGAATGCCCACCCGGAGTTCGAGGACTGCCGCAAGGTGGCCGAGGCCGCCGGCGTGCCCGTGAAGCAGGTGATGGCCGCGGCGGTGGCGGCGCTCGGCCGCGCGGGCTGA
- a CDS encoding AAA family ATPase, with amino-acid sequence MSSTPADPARAARLAEPWLEELDILVRARYPLLYLVSWEEHRVDAILTELARAHGKALFTWSITKGLRSVGTSRTAPLPEDTRNPVDALAAIEKLGEPALVVLKDFHPYLEEKGVVRALRELAHFLKSTFTTVILLSPALNIPIELEKEVSVVDVPLPGYNDLLRLLKEIVALVRRSNSATIELSREHADQLIKAALGLTLSEAENAFAKAIAADGKLGPEDIKRIQDEKRQVIRKSGLLEYYPPEESLGNVGGLTNLKAWLSQRTAAFGERARQFGLPEPRGLLLLGVQGCGKSLTAKAVSAHWNLPLLRLDMGRIFSGLIGSSEENLRKAIRVAESVAPVVLWVDEIEKGLSGVASSSTGDSGVSARVFGTLLTWLQEKTAPVFVVATANRIDGLPPEVLRKGRFDEIFFIDLPEQAERQDIFRIHLHRRKREPAAFGLEELATLTDGFSGAEIEQVVIAGLYEAFAEGMELAQQHLVRVIQDTFPLSVTMGDEIGRLREWARGRTRPASSSVPPGSPR; translated from the coding sequence ATGTCGTCCACCCCCGCCGACCCTGCCCGCGCAGCCCGTCTCGCCGAGCCCTGGCTCGAGGAGCTCGACATCCTCGTGCGGGCCCGCTACCCGCTGCTCTACCTCGTGTCCTGGGAAGAGCACCGCGTGGACGCCATCCTCACGGAGCTGGCCCGCGCGCACGGCAAGGCGCTCTTCACCTGGTCCATCACCAAGGGCCTGCGCAGCGTGGGCACCTCGCGCACCGCGCCCCTGCCCGAGGACACGCGCAACCCCGTGGACGCGCTGGCCGCAATCGAAAAGCTGGGCGAGCCCGCGCTGGTGGTGCTCAAGGACTTCCACCCCTACCTGGAGGAGAAGGGCGTGGTGCGGGCGCTGAGGGAATTGGCCCACTTCCTCAAGAGCACCTTCACCACCGTCATCCTCCTGTCCCCCGCGCTCAACATCCCCATCGAGCTGGAGAAGGAAGTCTCCGTCGTCGACGTGCCCCTGCCCGGGTACAACGATTTGCTGCGACTCCTGAAGGAAATCGTCGCGCTGGTGCGCAGGAGCAACTCGGCCACCATCGAGCTGTCGCGCGAGCATGCCGACCAGCTCATCAAGGCGGCGCTCGGGCTGACGCTGTCGGAGGCGGAGAACGCCTTCGCCAAGGCCATCGCCGCGGACGGGAAGCTGGGCCCGGAGGACATCAAGCGCATCCAGGACGAGAAGCGGCAGGTGATTCGCAAGAGCGGCCTGCTGGAGTACTACCCGCCCGAGGAGAGCCTGGGGAACGTGGGCGGGCTGACGAACCTCAAGGCCTGGCTGAGCCAGCGCACCGCCGCCTTCGGAGAGCGCGCCCGCCAGTTCGGCCTGCCCGAGCCCCGGGGCCTGCTGCTGCTGGGCGTGCAGGGCTGCGGCAAGAGCCTCACCGCGAAGGCCGTCTCCGCGCACTGGAACCTGCCGCTCTTGCGGCTGGACATGGGACGCATCTTCAGCGGGCTGATTGGCTCGTCCGAGGAGAACCTGCGCAAGGCCATCCGCGTGGCGGAGAGCGTGGCGCCGGTGGTGCTGTGGGTGGACGAAATCGAGAAGGGCCTGTCGGGTGTGGCCTCCTCCAGCACGGGGGACAGCGGCGTGTCGGCGCGCGTGTTCGGCACGCTGCTCACCTGGCTGCAGGAGAAGACGGCGCCCGTCTTCGTGGTGGCCACCGCCAACCGCATCGACGGCCTGCCCCCGGAGGTGCTCCGCAAGGGGCGCTTCGACGAAATCTTCTTCATTGATTTGCCGGAGCAGGCCGAGCGGCAGGACATCTTCCGCATCCACCTGCACCGCAGGAAGCGCGAGCCCGCGGCGTTCGGCCTGGAGGAGCTGGCCACGCTCACCGACGGCTTCAGCGGCGCGGAAATCGAGCAGGTGGTCATCGCGGGCCTGTACGAGGCCTTCGCCGAGGGCATGGAGCTCGCCCAGCAGCACCTGGTGCGCGTCATCCAGGACACCTTCCCCCTGTCGGTAACGATGGGTGACGAGATTGGCCGGCTGCGCGAGTGGGCCCGGGGCCGCACCCGCCCGGCCTCGAGCAGCGTGCCGCCCGGGAGCCCGAGATGA